The Stigmatella aurantiaca genome window below encodes:
- a CDS encoding lysophospholipid acyltransferase family protein, which produces MWRRIKYGMGRTWMKVFGWQFEGELPKTKKFVLIAAPHTSNWDLPFMLASAYILGIDISWMGKHTLFEGPFGWFMRGLGGIPVDRRSPQGLVQQVVDRFNQSESLYLAVPPNGTRKKVEYWKSGFYHIARSAEVPILLSYLDWGQKRAGLGPLITPTGDIHADMERIRGFYREMRGKYPELDCVPRLKEEGPAAEVA; this is translated from the coding sequence ATGTGGCGGCGTATCAAGTACGGCATGGGCAGGACGTGGATGAAGGTCTTTGGGTGGCAGTTCGAGGGGGAGCTGCCCAAGACGAAGAAATTCGTCCTCATCGCCGCGCCACACACCTCGAACTGGGATCTGCCCTTCATGCTGGCGTCGGCCTACATCCTGGGGATCGACATCTCCTGGATGGGCAAGCACACGCTGTTCGAGGGCCCCTTCGGCTGGTTCATGCGGGGGCTCGGCGGCATCCCCGTGGACCGGCGCTCCCCGCAAGGGCTGGTGCAGCAGGTGGTGGACCGCTTCAACCAGTCCGAGTCGCTCTACCTGGCGGTGCCCCCCAACGGCACGCGCAAGAAGGTGGAGTACTGGAAGTCGGGCTTCTACCACATCGCCCGCAGCGCCGAGGTGCCCATCCTCCTGTCCTATCTGGACTGGGGACAGAAGCGGGCGGGCCTCGGCCCGTTGATTACCCCCACGGGGGACATCCACGCCGACATGGAGCGCATCCGCGGCTTCTACCGGGAGATGCGCGGCAAGTACCCCGAGCTGGACTGCGTGCCCCGCCTGAAGGAGGAAGGGCCCGCCGCGGAGGTCGCCTGA
- a CDS encoding MBL fold metallo-hydrolase has product MSLRRRRLAALGLLSAGALVTLGAVLLPYRPVLVSGAQPPPGPYAMPAAVAGLRLHVFNTGMNRMAALLVGEHRPWRPAPAFVIEHPREGLIVFDCGLSMAVAREGESALPVPMRWLFESRGREGRTLDAQMREAGLEPARARWVIISHLHDDHLGTAASFEGATFIGGQGTVGKVLGLSAPRWREVDFHDARALSPFDASLDVFGDGSVVLLRGGGHAREDVLALLALPGGPVLLTGDAVVHREWLHSDNVERVAVDPQRAADVRNQVRALLAAQPDVTLFPGHELPGAPGSRGDVTLHHPEWFQAEAWPLSH; this is encoded by the coding sequence GTGAGTCTTCGACGTCGCCGTCTCGCGGCGCTGGGCCTGCTGAGTGCGGGTGCGCTCGTCACGCTCGGAGCCGTCCTGCTCCCTTACCGTCCCGTGCTCGTGAGCGGGGCCCAGCCTCCTCCCGGTCCCTATGCGATGCCCGCGGCGGTGGCCGGTCTTCGGCTCCACGTCTTCAACACGGGAATGAACCGCATGGCGGCGCTCCTGGTCGGTGAGCACCGCCCATGGCGGCCGGCTCCTGCCTTCGTGATCGAGCATCCGCGAGAGGGGCTCATTGTGTTCGACTGCGGGCTCTCCATGGCCGTCGCCCGAGAGGGTGAGTCCGCTCTGCCGGTGCCGATGCGCTGGCTCTTCGAGAGCCGCGGACGCGAGGGAAGGACGCTCGATGCACAGATGCGAGAGGCCGGACTGGAGCCAGCCCGCGCCCGATGGGTCATCATCTCGCACCTGCACGACGATCACCTGGGCACCGCCGCGTCCTTCGAGGGCGCGACCTTCATCGGTGGGCAGGGGACGGTCGGCAAGGTGCTGGGCCTGTCGGCGCCGCGTTGGCGCGAAGTGGACTTCCACGACGCGCGCGCCCTCTCGCCTTTCGATGCCTCGCTCGACGTGTTCGGAGATGGCAGCGTCGTGCTGCTGCGTGGCGGTGGCCATGCGCGGGAGGACGTCCTGGCTCTCCTCGCCCTGCCGGGAGGGCCGGTGCTCCTCACGGGCGATGCCGTTGTTCACCGGGAATGGCTGCATTCTGACAACGTGGAGCGTGTCGCGGTGGACCCCCAGCGCGCGGCGGACGTGCGCAATCAAGTGCGTGCACTGCTCGCGGCTCAGCCTGACGTCACCCTGTTCCCTGGGCACGAGCTCCCGGGCGCGCCCGGCTCCCGCGGGGACGTCACCCTTCACCATCCCGAGTGGTTTCAAGCAGAGGCCTGGCCGCTCTCCCACTGA
- a CDS encoding alkene reductase: MQDAPSLFSPFRLGSLELKNRLVMAPMTRSRALEGNVPNPLASTYYVQRASAGLIITEATQVSPQGVGYIRTPGIHSEEQVAGWKRIVEAVHAAGGTIFAQLWHVGRMSHPDFHDGALPVAPSALAAEGEVFTLRGRTPMVTPRALELSEIPGIVEQFRLGAANAKAAGFDGVEIHGANGYLLDQFLRDGSNHRTDAYGGSIEKRARLPLEVAEAVAGVWGAQRVGYRISPYFSMYSMSDRQPAETFTYLTERLARLRLGYLHVTEPITGGVPSEGTVRLTPLLRQKFQGALIANGGYDSRTGQEVVARGEADLVAYGVPFLANPDLPQRYQQGSVLNAPDRATFFAGEEKGYIDYPSLR; the protein is encoded by the coding sequence ATGCAAGACGCGCCGAGCCTTTTCTCTCCTTTCCGCCTGGGCAGCCTCGAGCTGAAGAACCGGCTGGTAATGGCCCCCATGACGCGCAGCCGGGCGCTCGAGGGCAACGTTCCCAACCCCCTGGCCTCCACCTATTACGTCCAGCGGGCCTCCGCGGGGCTCATCATCACCGAGGCCACGCAGGTGAGCCCGCAGGGCGTGGGCTACATCCGCACGCCGGGCATCCACTCCGAGGAGCAGGTGGCGGGCTGGAAGCGGATCGTCGAGGCGGTTCACGCCGCGGGCGGAACGATTTTCGCGCAGCTCTGGCACGTGGGCCGCATGTCGCACCCCGATTTCCATGACGGCGCGCTTCCGGTCGCCCCCTCGGCCCTCGCCGCCGAGGGCGAGGTGTTCACCCTGCGCGGGCGGACCCCGATGGTGACGCCCCGGGCGCTGGAGCTGAGCGAGATTCCCGGCATCGTCGAGCAGTTCCGGCTCGGCGCCGCGAACGCGAAGGCGGCGGGGTTCGATGGGGTGGAGATCCACGGCGCCAACGGCTACCTGCTGGATCAATTCCTGCGTGATGGGTCCAACCATCGCACCGACGCTTACGGGGGCAGCATCGAGAAGCGCGCGCGCCTGCCCCTGGAGGTCGCCGAGGCCGTGGCGGGCGTGTGGGGCGCCCAGCGGGTAGGCTACAGGATCTCCCCGTACTTCTCCATGTACTCCATGTCGGACCGCCAGCCGGCCGAGACCTTCACCTACCTCACGGAGCGGCTGGCCCGGCTGCGCCTCGGGTATCTCCATGTCACCGAGCCCATCACCGGAGGGGTCCCCTCCGAGGGCACGGTGCGCCTCACGCCCCTGCTGCGGCAGAAGTTCCAGGGCGCCCTCATCGCCAACGGAGGCTATGACTCGCGCACCGGGCAGGAGGTGGTGGCCCGGGGCGAGGCGGATCTGGTCGCCTACGGCGTGCCGTTCCTGGCGAATCCCGACCTGCCGCAGCGCTACCAGCAGGGCAGCGTGCTCAACGCGCCGGACCGGGCGACCTTCTTCGCGGGCGAGGAGAAGGGCTACATCGACTACCCCTCGCTCCGGTAA
- a CDS encoding RCC1 domain-containing protein, whose protein sequence is MKPRKTWRLPGVLATVLLVSVWGCADFDQEGASFCQRNPSRCGVDTTAPVITQSAQSALGVQVQGPVTLSVTAQDEETPQLTFSWTANVGMVGVPTSTSNTSEVVWTSPSCVPAETVATVTVTVTNSVNVSVSKPFTLTANACPTPAVSAAGVHTLSLRGDGTVWAWGFNGSGQLGDGTTTDRATPVQVPGLTSVMALAASEAHALVLRSDGTVWAWGDNGYGQLGDGTRAQRTTPVQVLGLTSVTALAAGGNGTTGAISAHSLALRSDGTVWAWGDNSDGQLGDGTTIERVTPVQVLGLTGVTALAAGVSHSLALRDDGTVWAWGNNNSGQLGDGTTTARPTPVQVPGLTSVIALAAGEGTGGLGQGGAHSLAVKSDGTVWAWGHNLSSQLGDGMPSTRTTPVQVSGLTGVTALVAGDLHALALKSDGTVWAWGSNISGQLGEGTTPARTKPVQVSGLAAITALATGDGHSVAVSRDGGIWAWGDNSRGQIGIGTTSTRAIPVQTTGLANISALAAGDSHSLALRNNGTVWTWGSNLYGQLGDGTATERATAAQVPGLTGITAVAAGNGHSLALRDDGTVWVWGNNDFGQLGDGTYTARATPVQVSGLSAMRAVEAGLIHSLAVHLNGTVWAWGNNDFGQLGDGTYTARATPVQVPGLTGVTAVAAGVYHSLALRNDGTLWAWGSNSVGQLGSGASGIQLTPVQVPGLTGVTALASGNGHSLALRNDGTVWTWGGNNFGQLGDGTTTSRSTPTQVPELTNVTALNAGAFYSVALRSDRAVWAWGSNSAGQLGDGTDIQKTTPVQVSGLTDVTVLAAGNTHALALRADRSVWAWGGNRYGQIGDGTAAIIPAPVNVLFP, encoded by the coding sequence ATGAAGCCTAGGAAGACCTGGAGGCTCCCCGGTGTGCTGGCCACGGTGCTGCTGGTCAGCGTGTGGGGCTGTGCGGACTTCGACCAGGAAGGTGCATCTTTCTGCCAGCGCAATCCCAGTCGCTGTGGAGTGGACACGACAGCGCCGGTCATCACCCAGAGTGCTCAATCGGCTCTGGGCGTGCAGGTCCAGGGCCCGGTCACCCTGAGCGTGACGGCCCAGGATGAAGAAACACCCCAGCTGACCTTCTCGTGGACGGCAAACGTCGGAATGGTGGGCGTTCCCACCAGCACGAGTAATACCAGCGAGGTGGTCTGGACGTCCCCGTCCTGTGTGCCCGCGGAGACGGTGGCCACAGTCACGGTCACGGTGACCAACAGTGTCAACGTTTCCGTCTCCAAGCCCTTCACGCTCACCGCCAATGCGTGCCCTACCCCGGCAGTCAGTGCGGCAGGTGTCCATACGTTGTCGCTGCGAGGCGATGGGACCGTGTGGGCTTGGGGCTTCAACGGTTCGGGTCAACTGGGCGATGGGACGACCACGGATCGGGCAACGCCGGTGCAGGTGCCCGGGTTGACGAGCGTCATGGCGCTGGCGGCAAGCGAGGCCCATGCGTTGGTGCTGAGAAGCGATGGGACCGTGTGGGCCTGGGGTGACAACGGCTATGGCCAGCTGGGGGATGGGACGAGGGCTCAGCGGACAACGCCGGTGCAGGTGCTGGGGTTGACGAGCGTCACGGCGCTGGCTGCAGGGGGAAATGGCACGACGGGTGCCATCAGTGCTCACTCGCTCGCGCTGAGAAGTGATGGGACTGTGTGGGCGTGGGGGGACAACAGTGACGGCCAGCTGGGGGATGGGACGACCATCGAACGTGTAACGCCCGTACAGGTGCTTGGATTGACGGGCGTCACAGCCCTGGCGGCGGGTGTTTCCCACTCCTTGGCGCTGAGAGACGATGGGACCGTGTGGGCTTGGGGCAACAACAATTCTGGCCAGCTCGGGGATGGGACGACCACTGCACGGCCAACGCCGGTGCAGGTGCCTGGGTTGACAAGCGTCATCGCACTGGCAGCGGGGGAAGGGACCGGCGGTCTGGGGCAGGGCGGAGCCCACTCGTTGGCGGTGAAGAGCGATGGGACTGTATGGGCTTGGGGCCACAATCTGTCCAGCCAGTTGGGGGATGGGATGCCCTCGACGCGGACAACGCCGGTGCAAGTGTCTGGGCTGACGGGGGTCACTGCTCTGGTGGCGGGCGATCTCCACGCTTTGGCGCTCAAGAGCGATGGAACCGTGTGGGCGTGGGGCAGCAACATCTCTGGCCAACTCGGGGAGGGGACGACTCCCGCGCGGACAAAGCCGGTGCAGGTGTCCGGGCTGGCGGCGATCACGGCCTTGGCAACAGGCGATGGCCACTCTGTGGCCGTGAGCCGCGATGGGGGGATTTGGGCTTGGGGTGACAACAGCCGCGGTCAGATCGGGATTGGGACCACCTCCACCCGTGCTATCCCCGTTCAGACAACTGGGCTGGCGAACATCAGTGCCTTGGCGGCAGGTGATTCGCACTCATTGGCTTTGCGCAACAATGGGACCGTGTGGACTTGGGGCTCCAACCTTTACGGCCAGCTGGGGGATGGGACGGCCACCGAGCGGGCGACGGCAGCGCAGGTGCCTGGGCTGACGGGTATCACCGCCGTGGCTGCGGGCAATGGTCACTCATTGGCGCTGCGCGACGATGGCACTGTGTGGGTTTGGGGGAACAACGATTTCGGCCAACTGGGGGATGGGACTTACACCGCGCGAGCAACGCCGGTGCAGGTATCTGGGCTCTCGGCCATGAGGGCCGTGGAAGCAGGTCTGATCCACTCGCTGGCAGTGCACCTCAATGGCACTGTGTGGGCTTGGGGGAACAACGATTTCGGTCAGTTGGGGGATGGGACTTACACCGCACGAGCAACGCCGGTGCAGGTGCCTGGGCTGACGGGCGTGACCGCGGTGGCCGCGGGCGTGTATCATTCATTGGCGCTGCGCAACGATGGCACCCTTTGGGCGTGGGGTTCCAACAGTGTCGGCCAACTCGGGAGTGGAGCTTCGGGTATCCAGTTGACACCAGTTCAGGTGCCTGGGTTGACGGGGGTCACCGCTCTGGCCTCAGGCAATGGACACTCGTTGGCGCTGCGCAACGATGGGACGGTATGGACCTGGGGGGGCAATAATTTTGGACAACTGGGGGATGGCACCACCACCTCCCGGTCAACGCCGACGCAGGTGCCTGAATTGACGAACGTCACAGCCTTGAACGCGGGTGCTTTCTATTCTGTGGCGCTGCGCAGCGATAGAGCCGTCTGGGCCTGGGGTTCCAACAGTGCCGGCCAACTGGGGGACGGGACGGACATTCAGAAGACCACACCGGTGCAGGTGTCCGGGCTGACGGACGTCACCGTCTTGGCCGCAGGCAACACCCATGCATTGGCGCTGCGCGCCGATCGCTCGGTTTGGGCCTGGGGAGGGAATCGATATGGGCAGATTGGAGATGGAACTGCTGCGATCATTCCTGCCCCTGTCAATGTCCTGTTTCCTTGA
- a CDS encoding ABC transporter ATP-binding protein, whose amino-acid sequence METSSPLLRLADITKRFPGTVANDGVSVDFHAGEVHALLGENGAGKTTLMNILYGVHPPDAGQLFWEGRPVRIGSPAQALRRGIALVPQHPLLVERHTVAENLVLGLPGGFFLSRRRLLARLRERLAGHPLQVDLEARVDRLSAGEKQRLEILRALLRGSRVLILDEPTSVLTPQEVAPLFAQLAQLKAQGLAILFISHKLDEVLAHADRITVLRGGKKVGELAAREATQAGLVRLMLGREVAPRPALAPPQPGVRLEVKGLEVRSGRGLPAVKRASFHVAPGEIVGIAGVAGSGQRELVEALTGLRPFQGQLTLNGQPLAGLSPARLFSLGVAHVPEERAAGTVPSLSVAENLALRTYDTALRQGPWLVPARLEREAVEPLRAYQVSPPQPRTPLRLLSGGNIQRVVLARELAGSPQLLIAVHPTYGVDVGATEHVHRLLIQRAQEGLSVVLVTEDLDELMALSHRVAALYQGELRGPYPVGEVSLERLGRMMTGAGEDAA is encoded by the coding sequence ATGGAGACCTCCTCTCCGCTCCTTCGGCTCGCGGACATCACCAAGCGTTTCCCCGGGACCGTCGCCAATGACGGCGTGAGCGTGGACTTCCATGCCGGTGAGGTCCATGCCCTGCTCGGCGAGAACGGGGCGGGGAAGACCACGCTGATGAACATCCTCTACGGCGTGCACCCGCCCGATGCGGGGCAGCTCTTCTGGGAGGGCCGGCCGGTGCGCATCGGCTCCCCGGCCCAGGCGCTGCGGCGGGGCATTGCCCTGGTGCCCCAGCACCCGCTGCTCGTGGAGCGCCACACCGTGGCGGAGAACCTGGTGCTCGGCCTGCCCGGGGGCTTCTTTCTGTCCCGGCGCCGGCTGCTGGCGAGGCTGCGCGAGCGGCTGGCGGGCCATCCGCTCCAGGTGGATCTGGAGGCCCGGGTGGACCGGCTCTCCGCCGGGGAGAAGCAGCGGCTGGAGATTCTCCGGGCCCTGCTTCGGGGCTCCCGGGTGCTCATCCTGGATGAGCCCACCAGCGTGCTCACCCCCCAGGAGGTGGCGCCGCTCTTCGCGCAGCTTGCCCAGCTCAAGGCCCAGGGGTTGGCCATCCTCTTCATCAGCCACAAGCTGGACGAAGTGCTCGCCCACGCGGACCGCATCACCGTGCTGCGGGGCGGGAAGAAGGTGGGTGAGCTGGCCGCGCGCGAGGCCACCCAGGCCGGGCTGGTGCGGCTGATGCTGGGGCGCGAGGTGGCCCCGCGTCCCGCGCTCGCCCCGCCCCAGCCCGGGGTGCGGCTGGAGGTGAAGGGGCTGGAGGTGCGCTCCGGCCGGGGCTTGCCCGCCGTGAAGCGTGCGTCCTTCCACGTGGCGCCGGGAGAGATTGTCGGCATCGCCGGGGTGGCCGGCAGCGGCCAGCGCGAGCTGGTGGAGGCGCTCACGGGGCTGCGGCCCTTCCAGGGGCAGCTCACCCTGAATGGCCAGCCGCTGGCGGGGCTGTCCCCGGCGCGCCTCTTCTCGCTGGGCGTGGCCCATGTTCCCGAGGAGCGGGCGGCGGGCACCGTTCCCTCCCTGAGCGTGGCGGAGAACCTGGCCCTGCGCACCTATGACACGGCCCTGCGGCAGGGGCCCTGGCTGGTGCCCGCGAGGCTGGAGCGGGAGGCCGTCGAGCCCCTCCGGGCCTATCAGGTCTCCCCGCCCCAGCCGCGCACGCCGCTCCGGCTGCTCTCCGGGGGCAACATCCAGCGCGTGGTGCTGGCCCGGGAGCTGGCCGGCTCGCCGCAGTTGCTGATCGCCGTGCACCCCACCTATGGGGTGGACGTGGGCGCCACCGAGCACGTGCACCGGCTCCTCATCCAGCGGGCCCAGGAGGGGCTGTCGGTGGTGCTGGTGACGGAGGACCTGGACGAGCTGATGGCGCTCTCGCACCGGGTGGCCGCGCTCTACCAGGGCGAGCTGCGGGGGCCTTACCCCGTGGGCGAGGTGAGCCTGGAGCGGCTCGGGCGGATGATGACCGGGGCGGGGGAGGACGCGGCGTGA
- a CDS encoding ABC transporter permease: protein MIRFEEDPHPRRLKLLGVYGAVLALAFALAGAVFAAYGVGPGEAYGTLLEGTLGDAQGLAEVLRRTLPLLLIGSGLTLAFRVRFFNIGAEGQLLLGAVASGAVALFLPPGVWSLPLMFLAGAVAGGLWALPAAWLRSRLNVNEILTTLMLNPVAASLVIYLVSGPWRGENVQGYTYTDAFAEAARLPLLGGTLVHWPTLLVGAGLALALQVLLTRTPLGYALRVVGESPRAARYAGMPLSRVVLLTGLLSGGAAGLAGAGEVAGIHHRLLEPGQLSTGYGFTAIIVAWLARGHPAWVLLTAPLMGLILAGGDLLKISLNMPFRVIDVFSGLMLLCLIAGEALSRYRVRWAA from the coding sequence GTGATTCGCTTCGAGGAGGATCCCCACCCGCGGCGGCTCAAGCTGCTCGGGGTGTACGGGGCGGTGCTGGCGCTCGCGTTCGCCCTGGCCGGCGCGGTCTTCGCCGCCTACGGCGTGGGGCCCGGGGAGGCCTACGGCACGCTGCTGGAGGGGACGCTGGGCGACGCGCAGGGCCTGGCCGAGGTGCTGCGCCGCACCTTGCCGCTGCTGCTCATCGGCAGCGGCCTCACCCTGGCCTTCCGGGTGCGCTTCTTCAACATCGGCGCGGAGGGGCAGTTGCTGCTGGGCGCGGTGGCCAGCGGCGCGGTGGCCCTCTTTCTGCCCCCGGGCGTCTGGAGCCTGCCCCTCATGTTCCTCGCGGGGGCGGTGGCCGGAGGGCTGTGGGCGCTGCCGGCCGCGTGGCTGCGCTCTCGCCTGAACGTGAACGAGATTCTCACCACGCTGATGCTGAACCCCGTGGCGGCCTCCCTCGTCATCTATCTGGTCAGCGGCCCTTGGCGCGGGGAGAACGTTCAGGGCTACACCTATACGGACGCATTCGCCGAGGCCGCGCGCCTGCCCTTGCTGGGCGGGACGCTGGTGCATTGGCCCACGCTGCTGGTGGGGGCGGGGTTGGCGCTGGCGCTGCAAGTGCTGCTCACCCGCACCCCGCTGGGCTACGCGCTGCGGGTGGTGGGCGAGAGCCCCCGGGCCGCGCGCTACGCGGGCATGCCCCTGTCCCGGGTGGTGCTGCTCACCGGGCTGCTGTCGGGCGGCGCCGCGGGGCTCGCGGGGGCCGGCGAGGTGGCGGGCATCCACCACCGCCTGCTGGAGCCCGGGCAGCTCTCCACCGGCTACGGCTTCACCGCCATCATCGTGGCGTGGCTGGCCCGGGGCCACCCGGCGTGGGTGCTGCTCACCGCGCCGCTCATGGGCCTCATCCTGGCCGGGGGCGATCTGCTGAAGATCAGCCTCAACATGCCCTTCCGGGTCATCGATGTCTTCAGTGGGCTCATGCTGCTGTGTCTGATTGCCGGCGAGGCGCTGTCGCGCTACCGCGTGAGGTGGGCGGCATGA
- a CDS encoding AraC family transcriptional regulator, which translates to MPMGPKELTGRPETADGHATDVLADVLDAMRLSTLIYGRLELYAPWGLQFPDTEAAQIVVAVRGSALLSVEGASTPLTLSAGDLALLPHGGGYSVRDAEGSPVHSLEAGSCHRARALGTPIRMGGDGPQTTLVTGAFQFGVTPRSLLFEKLPRVIHVVAGSPQASPSLASALQLLIAESTSTRPGATVVMSRLADILLVQAIRTYIEEGGCQKHGLCALADPPIAQALALIHERPAEPWTVESLAAAVALSRSGFAARFSAQVGDPPLEYLARWRMTKAAQLLRESTLSLSEVAGHTGYQSEASFNRAFKRWEGIAPGAYRRERRAGPAPAASAGG; encoded by the coding sequence ATGCCAATGGGTCCAAAAGAATTGACCGGGCGTCCAGAAACGGCGGACGGGCACGCAACCGACGTCCTGGCGGACGTGCTGGACGCGATGCGCCTGTCGACCCTCATTTATGGGCGCCTGGAGCTGTATGCGCCCTGGGGCCTCCAGTTTCCAGACACCGAGGCGGCGCAGATCGTCGTCGCCGTGCGGGGCAGTGCCCTGCTGAGCGTCGAAGGTGCCAGCACGCCGCTGACGCTCTCGGCGGGAGACCTGGCCCTGCTGCCCCATGGGGGGGGCTATTCCGTCCGGGATGCCGAGGGGAGCCCGGTGCATTCCCTGGAGGCAGGGAGCTGCCACCGGGCGCGGGCCCTGGGCACCCCCATCCGGATGGGCGGGGACGGGCCCCAGACCACCCTCGTCACCGGGGCCTTCCAGTTCGGCGTCACGCCCCGCTCGCTGCTGTTCGAGAAGCTGCCCCGGGTCATCCACGTGGTTGCGGGCTCGCCCCAGGCGTCGCCCTCACTGGCCTCCGCCCTGCAATTGCTCATCGCGGAGAGCACCTCGACCCGGCCCGGCGCCACGGTCGTCATGAGCCGCCTGGCGGACATCCTGCTGGTGCAAGCCATCCGCACCTATATCGAAGAGGGCGGGTGCCAGAAGCACGGGCTGTGCGCGCTGGCGGATCCGCCCATCGCCCAGGCCCTGGCGCTCATCCACGAGCGGCCCGCCGAGCCCTGGACGGTGGAGAGCCTCGCGGCGGCGGTGGCGCTCTCCCGCTCCGGCTTCGCCGCCCGCTTCAGTGCCCAGGTCGGAGATCCGCCGCTGGAGTACCTCGCCCGGTGGCGGATGACGAAGGCGGCCCAGCTGCTCCGGGAGAGCACGCTGTCGCTGAGCGAGGTCGCCGGGCACACCGGCTACCAGAGCGAGGCCTCGTTCAACCGGGCCTTCAAGCGCTGGGAAGGCATCGCCCCGGGAGCGTACCGGCGGGAACGCCGCGCCGGGCCCGCTCCCGCCGCCTCTGCCGGGGGGTAA